The following coding sequences lie in one uncultured Fibrobacter sp. genomic window:
- a CDS encoding GntR family transcriptional regulator, protein MKQRIIKALLDMNLAEGDRLPSVRTMIKSFGASSGTVQAALADLESAGKICKIQGKGCFWGTSPLRTKVPYVHETVSEKLAKAFERDFAQGYLKPSQPLPLSKELSARYNVSQGTLRKFL, encoded by the coding sequence ATGAAACAGCGGATTATCAAGGCTTTGCTCGACATGAACCTCGCCGAGGGCGACCGACTCCCGTCGGTGCGTACTATGATCAAGAGCTTCGGTGCTTCGTCGGGCACGGTGCAGGCGGCGCTCGCCGATCTTGAATCCGCCGGAAAAATTTGCAAAATCCAGGGAAAGGGCTGTTTCTGGGGTACGTCTCCCCTGCGGACCAAGGTTCCCTACGTTCACGAGACAGTCTCCGAAAAGCTCGCCAAGGCTTTCGAGCGCGACTTTGCGCAAGGCTACCTGAAACCCTCGCAGCCGCTTCCGCTTTCTAAGGAACTCTCCGCACGCTACAACGTGTCGCAGGGGACGCTCCGTAAGTTTCTCG